TCAACATTCGGGTCCGGGCGGTCGTGGAGAACTCGCGCGCGGCGGTGTCGAAGGGCGGTTTCGACGAAAACCTCCAGCGACGTCGCGAGAACTTCCATAAATGGGAGCAACAGGCGACCCAGTTCAAAAGCAGCAACGACGTATTTGACGCCACCCTGCACACATGCGTCAGCGACTTCCACGCGCTGCAAATTCCGGACGGCGACGAGCATGTAATCGCCGCAGGTATTCCGTGGTTCGCGACAATGTTCGGGCGCGACTCCATTATTGCCGCATACCAATCGTTATCGTTAAACCCGACGTTGGCGGCCGAGACACTGCGCGTCCTCGCGCGCTACCAGGGTAAGGAATACAACGACTGGCTCGACGAAGAGCCGGGAAAGATTCTGCATGAGTATCGCCAGGGCGAGATGACGCGTTCTGGCGAAATGCCGTTCGGTCCCTACTACGGCAGCATTGACGCCACTCCCCTGTGGCTCATCCTTCTCGGCGAAACCTGGAACTGGACGGCAGACGAGGAACTGATCGGCGACCTGTTGCCGGCCGCGTACAAGGCCCTCGACTGGATCGACAACTACGGCGACCTCGACGGTGACGGCTTCGTGGAGTATTTACGGCGTTCCAAGCGCGGCTTGATCAACCAGGGTTGGAAAGATTCCTGGGATGCCAACATGCATCGCGACGGCAAGGTCGCTACTCCGCCGATCGCTTTGGTCGAGGTGCAGGGGTACGTGTATGACGCGAAGTATCGCATGGCGTCGCTGTTGCGCTCCTTCGGGGATTCCGACCGCGCCGACAGACTGAAGAAAGACTGCACCGAAATGGCAAAGCGTTTCGAGAAAGCCTACTGGATGCCGCAACGCGGCTTTTACGCTATGGCGCTCGATTCCGAGAAGAAACCGCTGGAGGTGATCTCCTCCAATCCGGGACACCTTCTCTTCACGCGTATGATCGGCCGCGAGCGTGCCCGGTCGATCGTGAACCGTCTCATGCGCTCCGACATGTTCAGCGGATGGGGATGGCGCACCATGTCGTGCGACGAGAGCGTCTTCAATCCATTGAGCTACCACCGCGGTTCGGTGTGGCCGCATGACAATTCGCTGATCGCCCACGGCATGGCGCTGAATGAATTCCGTGCTCCCGCCCTGCGTCTGTTTTCCACGCTCTTCCAGGCTGCGCTCACGTTCCGCGACTATCGACTGCCCGAGTTGTTTTGCGGAGTCCAGCGTCGCGAGCACGATGTCCCTGTTCATTATCCCGTTTCGTGTTCGCCGCAGGCATGGGCGTCGGGCGCGCTGTTCCTGATTCTGAACTCGCTCCTTGGAATTCGCCCGAGCGCTCCGCGCAAAGAAGTGAACATCATCAATCCGGTGCTGCCGGAGTGGCTCGACCACCTGCACATCCGGAACCTCAGAATCGGCAATAGCCGCGTGGGTCTGGACTTTTCACGGCGCGGGGAACGCACATTCTGCAATGTCGTCGATGTGGAAGGCGACAAGTGCGTGGTCAACGTTGTGTTCAAAAAGCAGTGACCAAGCCACTGATTTACACTGACATCAGCATTCATCTTGGAGGACGGAATGGCGCAAGTGAAGATCACGATTCGCCCCAATGGGCCTTATCGTGTGGAAGCCCCCGAGGGCAGCATCGAGTTGATTAATCCGGACGGAACGCCAGTTGACCTGACCGGCAAGCCGGCATTTTCGCTGTGCCGCTGCGGCGCAAGCGTGAACAAGCCCTTCTGCGACGGGACACATTCGAAGATCGGTTTTCAGGCTGCGGAAGCTGCGGTCAAGAAGGAAGCAGGTTCGAGCGTCCCGCCCGGACCCGGAACTCCGGCCAAGGGCTAACTGGACAAGAGGTACACGACCGCGGGCAGTGCGCTCGCGGTTTTCGTGTTTAGTGGATCGTCTTCGACTTCCGCGACATGTAATCCATCAGCAGATACTGCCCAAGCGTATACGGCGTGGTGAAGTAGGCTTTGCCGCGACACATCTCTGTGACTTTCTGCACGAACTGCACTAGTCCATAATCGGACGCAAGCATGAACGTGTTGATCATCACGCCCGCGCGCTTGCATTTCGAAACTTCCTCCAGTGTCTGGCTCACGACGAGCGGATCGAGTCCGAATGCGTTCTTGTAGATGCGCCCGTCTTCCAGCGTAAGCGCCGAGGGTTTCCCGTCGGTGATCATCACGATCTGCTTCATGTCCTTGCGCTGTTGCTTGAGGATGCGCTGAGCCAGTCGAAGCCCTTCGCGTGTGTTCGTGTAGTACGGTCCAACCTTTACGCGTGCTAGTTGCGATAGCGGAATTTCCTCCGCGGAATCGTGAAACAGAATCAGCGACAACGAATCTCCCGGATACTGGGTCCGGATCAGTTGCGACAACGCCATCGCCACTTTCTTCGCGGGAGTGAATCGGTCTTCTCCGTACAGGATCATCGAGTGCGAGCAATCAAGCATCAACACCGTCGCGCACGACGACTGATACTCGCACTGGTGCACCTGTAGATCGGAGTATTCGATATTCAGCGGCAGGGTGAGTCCCTCGCGCTGAATCGCATTCGACAATGTCGCCGTGATATCCAGGTTCAGGGTGTCGCCGAACTCGTACGTCTTGGACGAACCGCTCGCCTCAATGCCGGTTGCGAGGTCGCGTGTGTCATGGCGCCCGAAGCTCGATTTGCCCAGCGATCCCAGCAACTCGCGCAGCGTCCGATAGCCAAGGAAGTCCAGGCTCTTGTCCGTAATCTCGAATTTCGCCTGCGTTTCCGACTGACCCACTTGCCCGCCGACGCTCGGGTTCTGCGCCGGATCGTGCGGTTGGTCAATGGATATGTAGTCTTCCTGTTGCATGCGTTGAATGATCTGCTCGATCAATTCATCGAGCTTTCCTTCGAGCATCATTTCTTCGATCTGCTGTTGCATCTGTTCGTCGAAAAGTTCGCCGCTCATCAGCGCCTGCTCGATGGCTTTCTTCAGTTCCTCAAGCGTCTGCTCCATGTCGCGCATGTCGTACATGCCATATGAATTCTGGAACCCGCTCTGGAGCAGATAGTCCGACAACGCGTTGAGCAGGTCTTCCATGCTCATCTCGCCCGCCGGATCGGGTACGTATTTTGTATAGCGAATACGCTTCACGACTAGTTGTAGCCTCGCTTGTTGCGGAACGGGAGTTCATCGCGATACCGTTCACGGTCTCGAGTGTCGCGTTCCGGTTGCCGTGCCTGGGGTTGGCGTTCTCCGGCGGAGAAGACTCGCTCTTCATTGCGGCCAATCCGCTTGTGCGCGTGCAGGCCTTCAAGGACGAACTCAGCCGCCGATACCTGTATCTCCGCAGGATCCTTGGCGTGGATCCCGAGTGTGCCGAGTTTCTCGTTCAGCCCCTGAATGTCCCTCAACGTTTTCGCCAGCTCAGCAGCAGAGGCCGTGTCCGACATCTGGATGTTCCCGCCGAGGTCGAACCACTGGATGACCTGCTGCATATTCACACCGTGGAAATACTGATCGTAGGTCCCGGCGATAGCGGCGCGAATCAATTCACGCGCGACCGTGTCGGCACCCTTTACTTCGCCCTCGTACTCGAGTTCCAACTTCCCGGTGATGGCGGGCATGGCGGCATAGATGTCGCCCATGCGCGGCACCACGCGGTTCTCGCCATTGCGTAACGCTCGCCGCTCGGCGTTGGAAATCACGTTCTCCAGGCATGAAATCGGAAGCCGCTGACTCACACCGGAGCGCTTGTCGATTCGCTTGTCGTCGCGGGCGCAGAAGGCGATTCGCTCGATCACTTCCGCCACGTACTTCGGAATACTCAACTCGTGCCCGTTGCGTTGTGCCCACGCTTCCTGTGCAGTGATGGAGATTCCTTCCTCCACCGTCGCTGGGTAATGCGTACGAATCTCCGAACCAATACGGTCCTTCAACGGCGTGATGATCTTGCCGCGAGCCGTGTAGTCTTCCGGGTTGGCGCTGAATACCAGGGCGACATCCAACGGCAGACGCACCGGATAGCCCTTAATCTGCACGTCGCCTTCCTGCATGATGTTGAACAGGCCGACCTGGATCTTTCCGGCGAGATCGGGAAGCTCGTTGATGGCGAAGATCCCGCGGTTGGCGCGAGGCAGCAGGCCGTAGTGCACTGTCATCTCGCTCGAGAGTTCGTGGCCGCCCTTCGCCGCTTTGATCGGATCGATGTCGCCGATCAGGTCGGCGATGGTCACGTCCGGTGTAGCCAATTTTTCTACGTAGCGGTCGTCCGCCGAGAGATACGCAATCTTTGTTGCGTCTCCGCACTTGGCAATCAGCTCGCGGCAACGCCGGCAGATCGGTTCGTAAGGATTGTCGTGGATCTCGCATCCCTCTATGTAGGGCGTGGCTTCATCGAGAAGGGAAGTCAGGGCTCGCAGGATCCGGCTCTTCGCCTGTCCGCGCAAGCCTAGCAGGATGAAGTTATGCCGCGAGAGGATTGCATTAACGATCTGTGGAATTACCGTATCTTCGTAACCGACGATTCCGGGGAAGACGTTCTCACCTTTTTCGCGCAATCTTGCGATCAGGTTCTCACGCATCTCGTCTTTCACACGGCGGGAGCGCAGGCGGGACTCAGAAAACAATTCGCTTTGGCGAAGTTCGCCAAGCGTCCGGGGATAACTCATAAGGCCGGGGACCTCACCCACTTTGATGCGATTCTACCCCATGTAGCACCTGAAAAGAGATGCCGCCGGTCCCTGAAAGTGCACGAATTACCGCGGAAAGACCGGCTCATGTTTTCTTCACAGGCGAAGCCTTGACTTCATCCTTCATACCTAATACAAGCAGCCCATGCGACTTGCAGGGAAAGTAGCTGTAATTACCGGAGCCTCCATGGGTATTGGGGAGGCGATTGCCAGGCTTTTTGTTGAAGAAGGAGCCCGGGTGGTCCTCAGCTCCCGTGACGAGGCCCGTGTTGAGGCTGCTCGGCAACGGATCGGGCATCAGGATCGGACGCTTGGACTGTTCTGTGACGTCCGCAACCGCGAGGACCTCGAACGTCTCATGAGCCTCACGCTGCATAACTTCGGCGGCCGGGTGGATATCTGGGTCAACAATGCGGGTTATGGTCTTGCCGATTCCATCGAGATGATGGACATGGACGCTTGCCGTGCCATGTTCGATACCAACCTCTATGGCGCGATTCAGGGAATGCAGGTCGCAATCCCCGTCATGGTCAGGCAGGCCTCGGGAACCATCATCAATATCTCCAGCGTCGCCGGACACATTCCCGTTCCCTACAAAGGCGCCTACAGTGCGACGAAGTTCGCCCTCAACGCGATCGGCAAGGCGGCCCGGGTGGAACTGCACGGGAGCGGCGTAAACGTGCTCACGGTCTGTCCGGGTTACATCGCTACCAACTTCTCGAAAAATGTGGTGCGTGGGCGCGAACGCAAACATCTCGGTCCGTCGGTTCGAAAGGGACCGTCGCCAGACGTGGTAGCCCTCGCTACTCTCGACGGGTACCTGAAAGGGAAGCGCGAGGTCGTGGTTCCCCGGCGTGACGGGTGGATCGTTAAGGCCTACCAGATTTGGCCGGGCGCAATTGAGCGCGCGATGCGGAAAATGATCTACGCCGGCGAGGAAGTCACAGTCGAAAAGGCAGCGGGAAAGTAGCTAAAACTCCAGTTCATCGAGAAATGCCTGCATTTCACTTTCGGCGTGACGATTGCCCGTCCTACCGGCGGCGGTGATCCCCTGCTGAAGCATGGCCTTGGCCTCATCGGTGCGTTCGGCCTTCGCGAGCGCCTGCGCCGCCATGAAGTAAGCGTTGGCGTAATCGGGATTGACGGCCAGAAGCTTCTTGAACTCCGCTACTGAAGAATCCACGTCACCTTTGTTGGAGTACTCCATCGCCAGGCCGTAGCGGGCGAGTTGATTGTTGGGGTCCTGGGTAAGTAAGTCCTTCAGCATCTCCATCCGGTCCATAGGCAGCTCATTCTAATTCAGGCGAAGCATCGAGAGAATCCACAGGCTGGAATGAGTAGAATCATGGATTCATGCCTTGTCCCTTTTTCATTCCACTGGAGCGCTTCGACGACGCTGGATGGGCGCATCCTCTTCGACTGCCGCTTGGCGCTGGGTTTCGAGGCTCGTGTTGTGCGCCCGGAGCGGAAGGCTATCAACCGACCGACGAGGAACTGAAGTCGGGCTGCAATCTCGGTTATGCCCGCACTTGCCCTCGGCTGCCACACGATCGCGACGCCGATGCAGTTCGCTTCTCGGTCCAACGCGAGCGAGACGGCCAGATTTCAATCTGTTATGTTTCAGAGTTGGACTATCTGCCGGCAGAGCACGGCATGTTGCATTACCAGGTTGCGGAACGGCGCTGGGTTCAACCCGCGCGCAATGTTCGCATCATGCCTTTGGCAGAATGTTTTCTGAACTCGTATTTGGATAGGAAAGGGAAGAACCATGGCTGAAGCCACCTTTGAGACGACGGGCAGGCCTGTACGCGAATCGCAATCGGAAATGTCGGAGGTTGTGCTTCCCAATGACGCCAACCCTCTCGGGGCGTTGCTTGGCGGACGCCTGATGCACTGGATCGACCTTGCAGGCGCGTTGTCGGCGCACCGTCACGCCAAGAGCTACGTGGTAACGGCGTCCATCGATCATCTGGATTTCCTTACCCCCGTCCACGTTGGTGATCTCGTGATCCTTCGTTCGACCGTGAACCGGGCGTTTCACACTTCCATGGAAGTTGGCGTGAAGGCTTTTGTGGAGAACTACATCACCGGCGAACGACGGGTCGTAAGCACAGCCTATCTCACCTTCGTTGCCGTCGATCGCCACGGCCGCCGTCGGGCTGTGCCCCCGGTGATTCCCGAGACCGACGAGGAAAAGCGCCGTTTTGAGGACGCCGGCCGGCGTCGCGAGCACCGCGTGGCAGAACGTGCCCGCAAGGCGCCGGCTTAGATCGCTCACACAGCAAAAAGGCGCGAGCTTTTCGGCCCGCGCCTTTCATTTTGCCCGGTGAAACTAGGTGATGCTTGTCTCCTCGTAGGTTCCGTACACCTGCCGGAGTGCGTCGCAGATTTCGCCCACTGTGGCGTACGCGCGAACTGCCTCGATGATGTAAGGCATGGTGTTCGCGTCGGAGATGCTGCCGTCGGCCTTCACCTTTGGTTCCTGGGCAGCAGCTTTCTTCAGGGCCTCCAGACGGCGTTGAACCTCTTCGTTCGAACGACGCGCCTTCAAGGCTTTCAGCTTGTCCATCTGCTGATGACGCACGGTCTCGTCGATGTAGAGGATCTGCGGCGGTTCCTCTTCAATTGTGAACTCGTTAGCACCGACGATGACTTTCTCGCGGGCTTCGGCGGCGCGCTGGAACTGATAGCTGGCCTCGGCGATCTCTTTCTGCGGATATCCGCGTTCGATGGCCTTCACCATCCCGCCCATTGCGTCGAGCTTCTCGAAGTAGTCGAAGGCGCCCTTTTCCATATCCAGCGTCTGCCGTTCCACGAAGTACGAGCCCGCCAGCGGATCGATGGTATTCACCACGCCGGTTTCATAGGCGACGATCTGTTGTGTACGCAGCGCAATGCGGACGGCGTCTGCGGTCGGTAGCGCGAGCGCTTCGTCGTACGAATCCGTATGCAGCGACTGCGTTCCGCCGAGCACGGCCGCGAGCGCCTGGATCGCGACACGCGCGATGTTGTTCATCGGCTGCTGTGCCGTAAGTGACACGCCGGCAGTCTGGGTGTGGAATCGCATCAGCCACGTGCGTGCCTGCTTCGCGCCGAAGCGGTCCTTCATCAGGCGATACCAGATCTTCCGGGCGGCACGATATTTCGCGATCTCTTCAAAGAAGTCGTTATGAGCGTTGAAGAAGAAGCTCAGGCGCGGACCAAATTCGTCGACATCCAGTCCCCGGCGGCGCGCCCATTCCACATACTCGACACCGTCGTAGATGGTGAACGCGAGTTCCTGGAGTGCCGTCGATCCGGCTTCGCGGATGTGGTATCCGCTGATCGAGATGGTGTTAAAGCGCGGCGTGAACTTCGAGCCGAATTCAAAGGTATCGATCACGAGGCGCATCGACGGCGCAGGCGGGTAGATGTACTCCTTCTGCGCAATGTATTCCTTGAGGATGTCGTTCTGGATAGTGCCGGAGACCTTCTTCCAGTCAGCCCCCTGTTTTTCGGCGACCACCAGGTACATCGCCCAGAGGATCGAGGCGGGCGAGTTGATGGTCATCGAAACGGTCGTCTTCTCCAGGTCGATTCCGGAGAAGAGAATTTCCATGTCCTCCAGAGAATCAATCGCAACGCCGCACTTGCCGACTTCGCCTTCGCTGAAGAAGTGATCGGAGTCGTAACCCATCAGGGTAGGGAGGTCGAACGCCACCGAAAGACCGCCGCCTCCGTGTGCGAGCAGATACTTATAGCGCTCGTTCGTCTCCTCGGGAGAGGCGAACCCCGAGAACTGGCGCATGGTAAACAGCTTGCCGCGATACCCTGACGCGTGAATGCCGCGGGTATACGGGGGCTGTCCCGGGTATCCGAGATACTGGTCGTAGTTCCAGTCCTCCGGCAAGTCGGCCTCGGTGTAAAGACGGCGGATCGGCACGTTGGAGATGGTGCTGAAGCGGGCATTTCCGTTCTCGTCGAGGTTGGTGCCGGTGGGGGCGCCAATCGGCTTCTCCGGTGACTTCTCGAGCAATGGAGCTAACGTTCGTTCGGCCCACTGACGTTCTGATTCCGAAGGCTGGCGGCCTTCGAAAACGTCCTGAATGGCCGACTCACGGACCTGCTTATTGTCTGAATTTTTAGGAGCCATAAGTGCGGGTTATATAACCCTAGATCATAAGAGATGCCCGTTTCATGAGCAAGGAGGCGCGATTTTGCGACTACCGCCCCGTCCCGGTACTCGCCGGCTTTCCCAGCAATCCTTCGATCTGGCGTAAGTGATTGATATCGTGCCCGGCTGCGAGTTTCACGATAGCCTCCACCGTCTCCTTGCCTCGCTCCGAGTGCATTCCGTATTTGTTCCACTCTGCCTGTGACAGCGACTCGTACAGGCGGAGATTGTTCTCCCGGGCGGCGGTGAACGCCGCAAGCGTGGGCTCAAGTTCGCGCGAGTTATACCGGAACGCCTGTTGCCAGCGATCCTGGTCGAACGCAGGAATCGGCACGCCGTCTTCTGCTCCGAGAACCACCCGCACGCGATACCCCAGCACGATCTCCACATCTGACAGATGCGCCACCTGCTCCATGGCCGACCACTTGTTCGGCTCAGGACGTCTGCGCAACTCCGCATCCGCCACAGCCGTTGTGAGCTGCCGAAGCAGTGTCGGAGTGGCCTTAAGAACCTGTAAGAAGTCTTTGCCTTCCAGATACGACGTCAGTCGAGCGATGTACTGCTGGGCGGTCTCTTGCATAAAAATGCCTCGACACGAGCCTACCAGATGAGGCGCGTTCGAGGCATTCGATGGGACAGGCGACCTTATTGACGGTGCCGCTTTACACCGCGTGCATCACCTTGTGTTCATGCGTCTGCTCTTCGAACTGGTGTGCTTCCCAGTAGCCAAGTGACGCATAGTACAGCGCCTTGTCATAAAACTGGGCGATGAGTTGAAGCAGTTCAAATTCGCTGCGCAACTGTATTCCCGAGTCCTCCACCACCTCGGATTCCAGGAACTCCCAGAGCGTCTGCTTGGTAAGTAGCAGGCCCCACATGAAGTCATGGAACGGCACGCCCTGCTCGAAGCGGCGCTTTCCGAGATTCGTATAGGTCAAGAAAATGTCGTGCTCTGTTTTGTCATTCAGCCAATCCGAAAGGTTCTTGTACACCTCGTGGACACGGTTCTGAAGCTCCGCGTGAGGTACAAGCTTTCTCAGTTCGGCACATTTACTGCTGGTTTCAACCTTGTGTATGAGTGCTCGGGCAAGTTGGTCGGAGTGGGTCTCGATCAGGCGAACGAGTTTCAGGGCGATCATGGCGCCTCCTGCAACAGACCACCGATTGCCCTCATTCTCGTCCGAGGCGAAACGCTTCGCAGTGACGCCGAACACGTGGCTTTGGCCACTCCGGATTGCCCGGCTCACAT
This is a stretch of genomic DNA from Terriglobales bacterium. It encodes these proteins:
- a CDS encoding acyl-CoA thioesterase, translating into MAEATFETTGRPVRESQSEMSEVVLPNDANPLGALLGGRLMHWIDLAGALSAHRHAKSYVVTASIDHLDFLTPVHVGDLVILRSTVNRAFHTSMEVGVKAFVENYITGERRVVSTAYLTFVAVDRHGRRRAVPPVIPETDEEKRRFEDAGRRREHRVAERARKAPA
- a CDS encoding SDR family NAD(P)-dependent oxidoreductase, with translation MRLAGKVAVITGASMGIGEAIARLFVEEGARVVLSSRDEARVEAARQRIGHQDRTLGLFCDVRNREDLERLMSLTLHNFGGRVDIWVNNAGYGLADSIEMMDMDACRAMFDTNLYGAIQGMQVAIPVMVRQASGTIINISSVAGHIPVPYKGAYSATKFALNAIGKAARVELHGSGVNVLTVCPGYIATNFSKNVVRGRERKHLGPSVRKGPSPDVVALATLDGYLKGKREVVVPRRDGWIVKAYQIWPGAIERAMRKMIYAGEEVTVEKAAGK
- a CDS encoding VWA domain-containing protein, which encodes MKRIRYTKYVPDPAGEMSMEDLLNALSDYLLQSGFQNSYGMYDMRDMEQTLEELKKAIEQALMSGELFDEQMQQQIEEMMLEGKLDELIEQIIQRMQQEDYISIDQPHDPAQNPSVGGQVGQSETQAKFEITDKSLDFLGYRTLRELLGSLGKSSFGRHDTRDLATGIEASGSSKTYEFGDTLNLDITATLSNAIQREGLTLPLNIEYSDLQVHQCEYQSSCATVLMLDCSHSMILYGEDRFTPAKKVAMALSQLIRTQYPGDSLSLILFHDSAEEIPLSQLARVKVGPYYTNTREGLRLAQRILKQQRKDMKQIVMITDGKPSALTLEDGRIYKNAFGLDPLVVSQTLEEVSKCKRAGVMINTFMLASDYGLVQFVQKVTEMCRGKAYFTTPYTLGQYLLMDYMSRKSKTIH
- a CDS encoding methylmalonyl-CoA mutase family protein; translated protein: MAPKNSDNKQVRESAIQDVFEGRQPSESERQWAERTLAPLLEKSPEKPIGAPTGTNLDENGNARFSTISNVPIRRLYTEADLPEDWNYDQYLGYPGQPPYTRGIHASGYRGKLFTMRQFSGFASPEETNERYKYLLAHGGGGLSVAFDLPTLMGYDSDHFFSEGEVGKCGVAIDSLEDMEILFSGIDLEKTTVSMTINSPASILWAMYLVVAEKQGADWKKVSGTIQNDILKEYIAQKEYIYPPAPSMRLVIDTFEFGSKFTPRFNTISISGYHIREAGSTALQELAFTIYDGVEYVEWARRRGLDVDEFGPRLSFFFNAHNDFFEEIAKYRAARKIWYRLMKDRFGAKQARTWLMRFHTQTAGVSLTAQQPMNNIARVAIQALAAVLGGTQSLHTDSYDEALALPTADAVRIALRTQQIVAYETGVVNTIDPLAGSYFVERQTLDMEKGAFDYFEKLDAMGGMVKAIERGYPQKEIAEASYQFQRAAEAREKVIVGANEFTIEEEPPQILYIDETVRHQQMDKLKALKARRSNEEVQRRLEALKKAAAQEPKVKADGSISDANTMPYIIEAVRAYATVGEICDALRQVYGTYEETSIT
- a CDS encoding DinB family protein, with product MQETAQQYIARLTSYLEGKDFLQVLKATPTLLRQLTTAVADAELRRRPEPNKWSAMEQVAHLSDVEIVLGYRVRVVLGAEDGVPIPAFDQDRWQQAFRYNSRELEPTLAAFTAARENNLRLYESLSQAEWNKYGMHSERGKETVEAIVKLAAGHDINHLRQIEGLLGKPASTGTGR
- a CDS encoding CDGSH iron-sulfur domain-containing protein — protein: MAQVKITIRPNGPYRVEAPEGSIELINPDGTPVDLTGKPAFSLCRCGASVNKPFCDGTHSKIGFQAAEAAVKKEAGSSVPPGPGTPAKG
- a CDS encoding glycogen debranching N-terminal domain-containing protein, giving the protein MTNRTMVTERDLVPIPVPYSAQAEFQMMGPRKVDNLTLIDGKTFLATRVSGDIAPPGAPDTGFFHDDTRFLSFMEMRVGGLRTVLLSSNTEKTFLSQIELTTSNIHLRDSFDLPENTIHIRREQMLSGDALFEHITFENFNLNSVEFRVEIEYQADFVDVFQVRGMGRNQHGQYFQPVVKESSIGFYYRGRDNVLRHTLVEMEPAPAAIEDGVARWEVKLDSLQRMEFNIRVRAVVENSRAAVSKGGFDENLQRRRENFHKWEQQATQFKSSNDVFDATLHTCVSDFHALQIPDGDEHVIAAGIPWFATMFGRDSIIAAYQSLSLNPTLAAETLRVLARYQGKEYNDWLDEEPGKILHEYRQGEMTRSGEMPFGPYYGSIDATPLWLILLGETWNWTADEELIGDLLPAAYKALDWIDNYGDLDGDGFVEYLRRSKRGLINQGWKDSWDANMHRDGKVATPPIALVEVQGYVYDAKYRMASLLRSFGDSDRADRLKKDCTEMAKRFEKAYWMPQRGFYAMALDSEKKPLEVISSNPGHLLFTRMIGRERARSIVNRLMRSDMFSGWGWRTMSCDESVFNPLSYHRGSVWPHDNSLIAHGMALNEFRAPALRLFSTLFQAALTFRDYRLPELFCGVQRREHDVPVHYPVSCSPQAWASGALFLILNSLLGIRPSAPRKEVNIINPVLPEWLDHLHIRNLRIGNSRVGLDFSRRGERTFCNVVDVEGDKCVVNVVFKKQ
- a CDS encoding tetratricopeptide repeat protein, with amino-acid sequence MDRMEMLKDLLTQDPNNQLARYGLAMEYSNKGDVDSSVAEFKKLLAVNPDYANAYFMAAQALAKAERTDEAKAMLQQGITAAGRTGNRHAESEMQAFLDELEF